From the genome of Deinococcus sp. JMULE3, one region includes:
- a CDS encoding DUF6756 family protein: MRSELEASVRRRGFPPEHFRAVRLTQYAAILARILTTFTTQRTDCPPERWLWTVLKGPLHSRHLTAEDQSADPPVWLHSLVEPEAAVWLVLEDWTGTKRQDPFWLFEGTARAAAAAVAEVPFCEYYVVHRHFNWLLCENHHGVLITTAGLPQRP, translated from the coding sequence ATGAGAAGCGAACTGGAAGCCAGCGTCAGGCGGCGGGGCTTCCCTCCGGAGCACTTCCGTGCTGTGCGCCTCACGCAGTACGCGGCGATCCTCGCCAGAATTCTGACGACCTTCACGACCCAGCGCACCGATTGTCCCCCGGAGCGGTGGCTCTGGACGGTGCTCAAAGGCCCCCTCCACTCCCGACACCTCACCGCAGAGGACCAGTCGGCAGATCCACCCGTCTGGCTGCACAGCCTCGTCGAACCGGAGGCCGCCGTGTGGCTGGTGCTCGAGGACTGGACGGGGACGAAACGGCAGGACCCATTCTGGCTGTTTGAGGGGACCGCCAGAGCAGCCGCCGCAGCCGTCGCGGAGGTGCCATTCTGCGAGTACTACGTCGTTCACAGGCACTTCAACTGGCTGCTCTGCGAAAACCATCATGGGGTGCTCATCACGACGGCGGGTTTGCCTCAAAGGCCCTGA
- a CDS encoding response regulator transcription factor produces the protein MTTHVLLVEDHAFTRDGLRAAINLESDLRVTAEARSGEEALDVLTRTQTGPQPVHVAVLDIGLPGMDGIQTAAEIGRRWPQVRMVMLTAHDLRDEVLAALASGAHAYCLKSADPDLLLLGIHAAASGSAYLDPQIAHHVLGSIRTPHATSPLTPRETDVLRLIAEGQGNRDIAASLGISVSTVKLHVQEILVKLHAADRTQAAVQALRQGLL, from the coding sequence ATGACCACCCATGTCCTGCTCGTCGAGGATCACGCCTTCACCCGCGACGGCCTGCGCGCCGCCATCAACCTGGAAAGCGACCTGCGCGTCACCGCCGAGGCCCGCAGCGGCGAGGAGGCCCTGGACGTCCTGACCCGCACCCAGACCGGGCCGCAGCCCGTTCACGTCGCCGTGCTCGACATCGGCCTGCCCGGCATGGACGGCATCCAGACCGCCGCCGAGATCGGCCGCCGCTGGCCGCAGGTCCGCATGGTCATGCTCACCGCCCACGACCTGCGCGACGAGGTCCTGGCCGCACTGGCGTCCGGCGCGCACGCCTACTGCCTCAAGAGCGCCGACCCGGACCTCCTGCTGCTCGGTATCCACGCCGCCGCCTCAGGCAGCGCGTACCTCGACCCGCAGATCGCGCATCACGTGCTGGGCAGCATCCGCACGCCCCACGCCACCTCACCCCTCACCCCCCGCGAGACCGACGTGCTGCGCCTCATCGCCGAAGGACAGGGCAACCGCGACATCGCCGCCAGCCTGGGGATCAGCGTCAGCACCGTGAAACTCCACGTGCAGGAAATCCTCGTGAAACTCCACGCCGCCGACCGCACCCAGGCCGCCGTCCAGGCCCTCCGCCAGGGCCTGCTGTAA
- a CDS encoding HAMP domain-containing sensor histidine kinase, translated as MTPTSATPTPERSERRLLAASVALIVATTLTDVLTPASLVIGTLVSAPLALAALGASRRATVNLTALAIAGNILAGAVNAARDGATPTDLGNRAVSILAAILVGFLSLRAREAATRAARLHEEERRLQRERALRTLIEAVSGPLTQAQFVTRAAHALQDFTGAATVEIGSVDRAVLREPHAHTGPGEGRLGHRLPLDLLARPATRDAAQPRDHQVWAVGGGDTFVARLTRPSDPELLILLTRPTAPPDQLSEAVQTLQPLLDRTALLDDLHARQAQLQERGELLQDLIYSFSHDLRTPLMANAVNMRSALKGAYGPLPDDYAATLRNGLDANAALLALADQLLLVAKYESGQEDDELQSVSLRDLVLNVAEQLRPAAATRGVTLETTLDGARTRGRKHDLRRAIQNLLDNAVRYAPPGSAVQITLARQDGEAILSVLDSGPGVSAPRIPTLFQRFRSGGAGGGTGLGLYLTRRIAERHGGTVTYARTARAQSVFTLTLPLEDA; from the coding sequence ATGACCCCCACCTCCGCCACCCCCACCCCGGAACGCAGCGAACGCCGTCTGCTGGCCGCCAGCGTCGCCCTGATCGTCGCGACCACCCTGACCGACGTCCTGACCCCCGCGTCCCTGGTCATCGGCACCCTGGTCAGCGCGCCCCTGGCCCTGGCCGCGCTGGGCGCCAGCCGCCGCGCCACCGTGAACCTCACCGCGCTCGCCATCGCCGGGAACATCCTCGCGGGTGCCGTCAACGCCGCGCGGGACGGCGCGACCCCCACCGACCTCGGCAACCGCGCCGTCAGCATCCTCGCCGCCATCCTGGTCGGCTTCCTGAGCCTGCGCGCCCGCGAGGCCGCCACCCGCGCCGCCCGCCTGCACGAGGAGGAACGCCGACTCCAGCGCGAACGCGCCCTGCGCACCCTGATCGAGGCCGTCAGCGGACCCCTCACGCAGGCGCAGTTCGTCACGCGCGCCGCGCACGCCCTGCAGGACTTCACCGGCGCGGCCACCGTCGAGATCGGCAGCGTCGACCGCGCCGTGCTGCGCGAACCCCACGCCCACACCGGCCCCGGCGAGGGCCGCCTGGGTCACCGCCTGCCCCTGGACCTCCTGGCCCGCCCCGCCACCCGCGACGCGGCGCAGCCCAGGGACCATCAGGTGTGGGCCGTCGGTGGCGGCGACACCTTTGTGGCCCGCCTCACCCGCCCCAGCGACCCGGAACTCCTGATCCTCCTCACCCGCCCCACCGCCCCCCCCGACCAGCTGTCCGAAGCCGTGCAGACCCTCCAGCCGCTGCTCGACCGCACCGCGCTGCTCGACGACCTGCACGCCCGGCAGGCCCAGCTCCAGGAACGCGGGGAGTTATTGCAGGACCTCATCTACTCGTTCAGCCACGACCTGCGCACCCCGCTCATGGCGAACGCCGTGAACATGCGCTCCGCCCTGAAAGGCGCCTACGGCCCCCTCCCGGACGACTACGCCGCCACGCTCCGCAACGGCCTGGACGCCAACGCCGCCCTCCTGGCCCTCGCCGACCAGCTGCTGCTCGTCGCGAAGTACGAGAGCGGCCAGGAAGACGACGAACTCCAGAGCGTCTCCCTGCGCGACCTCGTCCTGAACGTCGCCGAGCAGCTGCGGCCCGCCGCCGCCACGCGCGGCGTCACCCTGGAAACCACTCTGGACGGCGCCCGCACCCGCGGCCGCAAACACGACCTGCGCCGCGCCATTCAGAACCTCCTCGACAACGCCGTCCGCTACGCCCCACCCGGCAGCGCCGTCCAGATCACCCTCGCCCGCCAGGACGGCGAGGCGATCCTCAGCGTCCTCGACAGCGGCCCCGGCGTCAGCGCCCCGCGAATCCCCACCCTCTTCCAGCGCTTCCGCTCCGGCGGCGCAGGCGGCGGCACCGGCCTCGGCCTGTACCTCACCCGCCGCATCGCCGAACGCCACGGCGGGACCGTCACGTACGCCCGCACCGCCCGCGCCCAGAGCGTCTTCACCCTCACCCTGCCCCTGGAAGACGCATGA
- a CDS encoding potassium-transporting ATPase subunit F has translation MARGVGRSEHTVRVGGRRRLVGMDALLLILVLALGAYLLYALVKAERF, from the coding sequence ATGGCCAGGGGGGTGGGCCGGTCGGAGCATACCGTCCGGGTGGGGGGGCGGCGCAGGCTGGTCGGCATGGACGCACTGCTTCTGATTCTGGTGCTGGCGCTGGGCGCGTACCTCCTGTACGCCCTGGTGAAGGCGGAACGGTTCTGA
- the kdpA gene encoding potassium-transporting ATPase subunit KdpA — protein sequence MDILLTYGLALALALPLGLFMARLMEAPASRVTAGLLRACGVDAARGMSWRAYVGALLGTNVIVGLVALATYLLQGGLPLNPDGIANLRWDTAIHTMASFITNTNQQHYSGQSGLSYLSQMLGITALQIFTPAVGFAALFAVLRGLRGDAHLGNYFLDVTRGAALLTVSAAVLALLLTWQGVPSTFAGARTATLVQPQTVEGQAVTTQTIPVGPVAPMVAIKQLGTNGGGWYGPNSTVPLENPTPLSNLLETVSIILFPLALVVATGRFLRRPRFGLVLMGVMSVLSAALTLGAVLAERMPNAALAGLSALGPNMEGKEVRLGADATALWAALTTQTSNGSVNGMLDSFTPLGGLVPQLGMFLNDVYGGIGVGLINMLVFVILTVFVAGLMVGRTPELFGRKIEAPEIKLASLILLLQPLLVLGFTALALSNPAVTANSNPGFHGLSQVLYEYNSAFANNGSGFEGLGDNTPWWNLSCALVLLLARFLPMVGPLAIAGLLAAKRAAPEGSGTLRVDTPVFAGMLLSVMLLLQLLNFAPALVLGPVAEQMTLNTVKDVTK from the coding sequence ATGGATATCCTGCTGACGTACGGGCTGGCGCTGGCGCTGGCCCTTCCCCTGGGGCTGTTCATGGCCCGGCTGATGGAGGCTCCGGCGTCGCGCGTCACGGCGGGGCTGCTGCGTGCGTGTGGCGTGGACGCCGCGCGGGGCATGTCGTGGCGCGCGTACGTGGGGGCGCTGCTGGGCACGAACGTGATCGTGGGGCTGGTGGCGCTGGCGACGTACCTGTTGCAGGGTGGCCTGCCGCTGAACCCGGACGGCATCGCGAACCTGCGCTGGGACACGGCGATTCACACGATGGCGTCGTTCATCACGAACACGAACCAGCAGCATTACAGCGGGCAGAGTGGCCTGTCGTACCTGTCGCAGATGCTGGGCATCACGGCGCTGCAGATCTTCACCCCGGCGGTGGGGTTCGCGGCGCTGTTCGCGGTGCTGCGTGGCCTGCGTGGGGACGCACACCTGGGGAACTACTTCCTGGACGTGACGCGCGGCGCGGCGCTGCTGACGGTGTCTGCGGCGGTGCTGGCGCTGCTGCTGACGTGGCAGGGCGTGCCGAGCACCTTCGCGGGGGCGCGCACGGCGACGCTGGTGCAACCTCAGACCGTGGAGGGGCAGGCGGTGACCACGCAGACGATCCCGGTGGGGCCGGTCGCCCCGATGGTCGCGATCAAGCAGCTGGGCACGAACGGGGGCGGCTGGTACGGGCCGAACTCGACGGTGCCGCTGGAGAACCCCACGCCTCTGTCGAACCTGCTGGAGACGGTCAGCATTATCCTGTTCCCGCTGGCGCTGGTCGTGGCGACCGGCCGGTTCCTGCGCCGCCCGCGCTTCGGACTGGTGCTGATGGGCGTCATGAGCGTGCTGTCGGCGGCGCTGACGCTGGGTGCGGTGCTCGCAGAGCGGATGCCGAACGCGGCCCTGGCGGGCCTGTCCGCGTTGGGCCCGAACATGGAGGGCAAGGAGGTGCGCCTGGGCGCGGACGCGACGGCGCTGTGGGCCGCGTTGACCACGCAGACGAGTAACGGGAGCGTGAACGGCATGCTGGATTCGTTCACGCCGCTGGGCGGGCTGGTGCCGCAACTGGGCATGTTCCTGAACGACGTGTACGGCGGGATCGGCGTGGGGCTGATCAACATGCTGGTGTTCGTGATCCTGACGGTGTTCGTGGCGGGGCTGATGGTGGGCCGCACGCCGGAACTGTTCGGCCGGAAGATCGAGGCGCCCGAGATCAAGCTGGCGTCGCTGATCCTGCTGCTGCAGCCGCTGCTGGTGCTGGGCTTCACGGCGCTGGCCCTGTCGAACCCGGCGGTCACGGCGAACTCGAACCCCGGCTTCCATGGGCTGTCGCAGGTGTTGTACGAGTACAACTCGGCGTTCGCGAACAACGGCAGCGGCTTCGAGGGCCTGGGTGACAACACGCCCTGGTGGAACCTCAGCTGCGCGCTGGTGCTGCTGCTGGCCCGTTTCCTGCCGATGGTGGGGCCGCTGGCGATCGCGGGCCTGCTGGCCGCCAAGCGCGCCGCGCCGGAGGGCAGCGGGACGCTGAGGGTGGACACGCCGGTGTTCGCCGGGATGCTCCTGAGCGTGATGCTGCTGCTGCAACTCCTGAACTTCGCCCCGGCGCTGGTGCTGGGACCAGTCGCTGAGCAAATGACGCTGAATACCGTGAAGGACGTGACGAAATGA
- the kdpB gene encoding potassium-transporting ATPase subunit KdpB → MTAVPQKTPKGGVFAPALMRAALRAAFVKLDPRFMVRSPVMFVVLLGGVLTLLLTVQAAASGQAWGYPAGVTVWLLFTVVFANFAEGLAEARGKAQAATLRSAREDTPARRVLDGREEVVPSTQLRRGDVIVVQAGEMIPGDGEVIEGLAAVDESAITGESAPVIREAGTDHSGVTGGTRVLSDRIVVRVTSQPGESFLDRMIALVEGASRQKTPNELALSILLAALTLVFLIVVATLLPLSRFAGATVDVVTLAALLVCLIPTTIGGLLPAIGIAGMDRALQANVIAKSGKAVEVAGDVDILLLDKTGTITVGDRQATRFLPLPGVSGEELAGAAALASAADPTPEGKSIVTLARAQGVTPATPADAEFIEFTAQTRMSGVDAGGVSIRKGAADRITRLARERGGNVPTELSPLVDEVARAGGTPLVVLRDERVLGVVALSDVVKPGMRERFEQLRRMGLRTVMITGDNPLTAEAIAREAGVDGFLAEATPEDKLAMIREEQRGGKLVAMMGDGTNDAPALAQADVGLAMQSGTQAAKEAANMIDLDSDPTKLIEVVEIGKGLLMTRGALTTFSIANDVAKYFAILPALFATQIPALAPLNVMDLRSPQSAILSAVIFNALVIPALIPVALRGVRYSPGSADALLARNLLIYGLGGVLVPFVGIKLIDVLLGLIGA, encoded by the coding sequence ATGACCGCTGTGCCGCAGAAGACCCCGAAGGGGGGCGTGTTCGCCCCGGCGCTGATGCGCGCCGCGCTGAGGGCCGCGTTCGTGAAACTCGATCCGCGCTTCATGGTGCGCAGCCCGGTGATGTTCGTCGTGCTGCTGGGCGGCGTGCTGACGCTGCTGCTGACCGTGCAGGCCGCCGCGAGCGGGCAGGCGTGGGGCTACCCGGCGGGCGTGACGGTCTGGTTGCTGTTCACGGTGGTGTTCGCGAACTTCGCCGAGGGGCTGGCCGAGGCGCGCGGGAAGGCGCAGGCGGCCACACTCCGCTCGGCGCGCGAGGACACCCCGGCCCGCCGGGTGCTGGACGGCCGCGAGGAGGTCGTCCCGAGTACGCAGCTGCGGCGCGGGGACGTGATCGTGGTGCAGGCGGGCGAGATGATCCCCGGCGACGGTGAGGTCATCGAGGGGCTGGCGGCGGTGGACGAGAGCGCCATCACGGGCGAGAGCGCCCCAGTGATCCGCGAGGCGGGCACCGATCACAGCGGCGTGACGGGCGGGACGCGCGTGCTGTCCGACCGGATCGTGGTGCGGGTGACGTCGCAGCCCGGCGAGAGCTTCCTCGACCGCATGATCGCGCTCGTCGAGGGCGCCAGCCGCCAGAAGACCCCGAACGAGCTGGCCCTGTCGATCCTGCTGGCGGCGCTGACGCTGGTGTTCCTGATCGTCGTGGCGACCCTGCTGCCCCTGTCGCGGTTCGCGGGGGCGACGGTGGACGTGGTGACGCTCGCAGCGCTGCTCGTGTGTCTGATTCCCACGACGATCGGCGGTCTGCTGCCCGCCATCGGCATCGCGGGCATGGACCGGGCCTTGCAGGCGAACGTGATCGCCAAGAGCGGTAAGGCGGTCGAGGTGGCCGGGGACGTGGACATCCTGCTGCTGGACAAGACCGGCACGATCACCGTCGGGGACCGTCAGGCGACGCGCTTCCTGCCGCTGCCCGGCGTGAGCGGTGAGGAGCTGGCGGGCGCGGCGGCGCTGGCCTCGGCAGCGGACCCCACGCCGGAAGGCAAGAGCATCGTGACGCTGGCCCGCGCGCAGGGCGTGACGCCCGCCACCCCGGCGGACGCGGAGTTCATCGAGTTCACCGCTCAGACCCGCATGAGCGGCGTGGACGCGGGCGGCGTGAGCATCCGCAAGGGCGCCGCCGACCGCATCACCCGCCTGGCCCGCGAGCGGGGCGGCAACGTGCCCACTGAACTGTCCCCGCTGGTGGACGAGGTGGCCCGCGCGGGCGGCACGCCCCTCGTGGTGCTCCGTGACGAACGGGTGCTGGGCGTGGTGGCCCTGTCGGACGTGGTGAAGCCCGGCATGCGCGAACGCTTCGAGCAGTTGCGCCGCATGGGGCTGCGCACCGTGATGATCACCGGGGACAACCCCCTGACCGCCGAGGCGATCGCCCGCGAGGCCGGCGTGGACGGCTTCCTGGCCGAGGCGACACCCGAGGACAAACTCGCCATGATCCGCGAGGAGCAGCGCGGCGGGAAGCTGGTCGCCATGATGGGCGACGGCACGAACGACGCCCCGGCCCTGGCGCAGGCGGACGTGGGCCTCGCCATGCAGAGCGGCACGCAGGCGGCCAAGGAAGCGGCGAACATGATCGACCTGGACTCCGACCCCACCAAGCTGATCGAGGTCGTGGAGATCGGCAAGGGCCTGCTGATGACGCGCGGCGCGCTGACGACCTTCTCGATCGCGAACGACGTCGCGAAGTACTTCGCGATCCTGCCCGCGCTGTTCGCCACGCAGATTCCCGCGCTGGCCCCGCTGAACGTGATGGATCTGCGCAGCCCGCAGAGCGCGATCCTGTCCGCCGTGATCTTCAACGCCCTGGTGATCCCGGCGCTGATTCCGGTGGCGTTGCGAGGCGTGCGCTACTCGCCCGGCAGTGCCGACGCGCTGCTGGCGCGCAACCTGCTGATCTACGGGCTGGGCGGCGTGCTCGTGCCGTTCGTGGGCATCAAGCTCATCGACGTGCTGCTCGGACTGATCGGCGCCTAA
- the kdpC gene encoding potassium-transporting ATPase subunit KdpC: MTLNAMPSPALPESALPQPTLPDAPQPGWSAWLRFSALWLVLGGLAYPAVTTALGGALFPAQATGSLIRDGSRVVGSALVGQPFTGDRYFIGRPSAAGSGYDPVNASGSNLAVSNPALRERVQAQAQAIAARENIPVTRIPVDLLTASGSGLDPHVSPAGAAVQVARVARARGLTDAQVQSLVREHTERGVLGLGQPGVNVLELNLALDRLGR; this comes from the coding sequence ATGACTCTGAACGCCATGCCCTCCCCTGCCCTTCCCGAATCGGCCCTTCCCCAACCGACCCTTCCTGACGCGCCTCAGCCCGGGTGGAGTGCATGGCTGCGCTTCTCGGCGCTGTGGCTGGTGCTGGGCGGCCTCGCGTACCCGGCGGTGACGACCGCGCTGGGCGGCGCGTTGTTTCCCGCGCAGGCCACCGGTTCCCTGATCCGCGACGGGAGCCGGGTGGTCGGCTCGGCGCTGGTCGGGCAGCCCTTCACGGGGGACCGGTACTTCATCGGGCGGCCCAGCGCCGCCGGGAGCGGGTACGACCCGGTGAACGCGTCGGGCAGCAACCTCGCCGTGAGCAACCCCGCGCTGCGGGAGCGCGTGCAGGCCCAGGCGCAGGCGATCGCGGCGCGGGAGAACATCCCCGTCACGCGGATTCCGGTGGATCTGCTCACCGCGAGCGGCAGCGGCCTCGACCCGCACGTGTCCCCGGCGGGCGCGGCGGTGCAGGTGGCGCGGGTGGCGCGCGCGCGCGGCCTGACGGACGCGCAGGTGCAGTCGCTGGTGCGGGAGCACACCGAGCGGGGCGTGCTGGGCCTGGGGCAACCCGGCGTGAACGTGCTGGAACTGAACCTCGCCCTGGACCGGCTGGGACGGTGA
- a CDS encoding sensor histidine kinase KdpD — MPGAARLTRGRHRVFVGMAAGVGKTTRALSELRDRLERGEDALIGVLETHGRAFTQAAAEGLPVFPRLDVMRGGVTLGELDVAGLIARRPDVVLVDELAHSNAPGSSREKRWMDVEALLDAGVNVLSTVNVQHLESLHDTVARLTGVRVRERIPDAVLGGADELVLVDLTPADLRERVRSGAVYGVERAEHALSNFFTLPNLTALRELALRQVAHVVEQGAAGLSAGQSPGPVVQERVVVAVAAEETGARLIRRGGQLAQRLHADLQVVTVRAERISAERARLLDTFRAVTVALGGEFIVLDPAGGVAATLIRHVQATQATQVVLGESSRSRWEEFLRGDIIRSVLRQTRNVDVYVITRE; from the coding sequence ATGCCCGGCGCCGCCCGCCTGACGCGGGGTCGGCACCGGGTGTTCGTGGGCATGGCGGCGGGGGTCGGGAAGACCACCCGCGCGCTCAGCGAACTGCGCGACCGTCTGGAGCGCGGCGAGGACGCCCTGATCGGCGTGCTGGAAACGCACGGGCGGGCGTTCACGCAGGCCGCCGCCGAGGGCCTGCCGGTCTTCCCGCGGCTGGACGTGATGCGGGGCGGCGTCACGCTGGGTGAACTGGACGTAGCGGGCCTGATCGCGCGCCGTCCGGACGTGGTGCTCGTGGATGAACTGGCGCACTCGAACGCGCCGGGCAGCTCGCGGGAGAAACGCTGGATGGACGTCGAGGCCCTGCTGGACGCGGGCGTGAACGTGCTGTCCACCGTGAACGTGCAGCACCTGGAGTCCCTGCACGACACGGTGGCGCGCCTGACCGGCGTGCGCGTCCGCGAGCGCATCCCGGACGCCGTGCTGGGCGGCGCGGACGAACTGGTGCTGGTGGACCTGACGCCCGCGGACCTGCGCGAGCGGGTGCGGTCCGGCGCGGTGTACGGCGTGGAGCGGGCCGAGCACGCCCTGTCGAACTTCTTCACGCTGCCGAACCTGACGGCGCTGCGGGAACTGGCACTGCGACAGGTGGCGCACGTCGTCGAGCAGGGCGCGGCCGGTCTGTCGGCAGGCCAGAGTCCAGGCCCGGTCGTGCAGGAGCGCGTGGTGGTCGCCGTGGCCGCCGAGGAGACCGGCGCGCGCCTGATCCGCCGCGGAGGTCAGCTCGCGCAGCGCCTGCACGCCGACCTTCAGGTCGTGACCGTGCGCGCCGAGCGCATCAGTGCCGAACGGGCGCGGCTGCTCGACACGTTCCGCGCGGTCACGGTCGCGCTGGGTGGGGAGTTCATCGTGCTCGACCCGGCGGGCGGCGTGGCGGCCACGCTGATCCGGCACGTGCAGGCCACGCAGGCCACGCAGGTCGTGCTGGGCGAGAGCAGCCGTTCCCGCTGGGAGGAATTCCTGCGGGGGGACATCATCCGCTCGGTGCTGCGGCAGACCCGCAACGTGGACGTGTACGTCATCACCCGCGAGTGA
- a CDS encoding 2'-5' RNA ligase family protein, with product MTEFLPTLDDAPSPLYSIVAWPPEALDSWLRRLQGRLNVRGFGLPHLNVRAPFQTSLRSAELVGACRDVLRGQPAFDVQVRGWKQLPGVIFLECELSPALGALHRRSLAIGPSSQARHDGPDYRPHLTLALGVLPWAEPILWEEIRDLKPPVTHFRVEALSLTREHRGEVQELHTYPLLTPDDALLADPRAEVAPS from the coding sequence GTGACCGAGTTCCTGCCCACGCTGGACGACGCGCCCAGCCCGCTGTACTCCATCGTGGCGTGGCCCCCGGAGGCGCTCGACAGCTGGCTGCGCCGCCTGCAAGGCCGCCTGAACGTGCGCGGCTTCGGCCTGCCGCACCTGAACGTCCGCGCGCCGTTCCAGACCAGCCTGCGCAGCGCGGAACTGGTCGGCGCGTGCCGCGACGTGCTGCGCGGCCAGCCCGCGTTCGACGTGCAGGTGCGAGGCTGGAAGCAGCTGCCCGGCGTGATCTTCCTGGAATGCGAACTCAGTCCGGCCCTGGGCGCGCTGCACCGCCGCAGCCTGGCCATCGGGCCGTCCAGTCAGGCGCGCCACGACGGCCCGGACTACCGCCCGCACCTGACGCTGGCGCTGGGCGTGCTGCCCTGGGCCGAACCGATCCTCTGGGAGGAGATCCGCGACCTGAAGCCGCCCGTCACGCACTTCCGGGTGGAAGCCCTGAGCCTCACGCGGGAACACCGGGGCGAGGTGCAGGAACTGCACACCTACCCGCTGCTGACCCCCGACGACGCGCTCCTGGCCGACCCGCGCGCCGAGGTGGCCCCCAGCTGA
- a CDS encoding metalloregulator ArsR/SmtB family transcription factor — MSAATLAPAGAERTKTRLLELVKRHGAQTAQDLAQRLDVSVPAARRHLSDLQEQGLLEVRTERPGGRGRPQHVFVLTDRGEAAFPKTYSSLCVDVLRHIEGLFGGDALLQVLDARNAEIAARLRDDLPEDLPLGERVQVLVRRLNEHGFDATAEQDEQGGWVFTQRNCPNLTVARQYAQLCSAEITLYTDLLGVPVARDTRIACGQACCRYRVG; from the coding sequence GTGAGCGCCGCGACCCTCGCCCCGGCCGGTGCCGAACGCACGAAGACCCGCCTGCTGGAACTCGTCAAACGGCACGGCGCGCAGACCGCGCAGGACCTCGCGCAGCGGCTGGACGTCAGCGTGCCCGCCGCGCGGCGCCACCTGAGCGACCTGCAGGAGCAGGGCCTGCTGGAGGTCCGCACCGAACGCCCCGGCGGGCGCGGGCGGCCCCAGCACGTGTTCGTCCTGACCGACCGGGGCGAGGCGGCCTTCCCCAAGACGTACTCCAGCCTGTGCGTGGACGTCCTGCGGCACATCGAGGGTCTGTTCGGCGGGGACGCCCTGCTGCAGGTCCTCGACGCGCGTAACGCCGAGATCGCCGCGCGGCTGCGGGACGACCTGCCCGAAGATCTGCCGCTGGGCGAGCGGGTGCAGGTGCTCGTGCGCCGACTGAACGAACACGGCTTCGACGCCACCGCCGAGCAGGACGAACAGGGCGGGTGGGTGTTCACGCAGCGCAACTGCCCGAACCTGACGGTCGCGCGGCAGTACGCGCAGCTGTGCAGCGCCGAGATCACGCTGTACACCGACCTGCTGGGCGTGCCCGTCGCCCGCGACACCCGCATCGCCTGCGGGCAGGCCTGCTGCCGCTACCGGGTCGGGTAA
- a CDS encoding Mrp/NBP35 family ATP-binding protein, translated as MRDALMAALSTVNDPELHRDLVSLGMIEHASVDAGVAHVKVNLTTPACPLKGQIERDVRAAALTVPGVQGAVITFGAMVRAAAQPALPGVKHVLLVGSGKGGVGKSSVAVNLAASLALDGARVGLLDADVYGPSVAHMLGQSGAKVTANEDRKMRPLDAHGVRFISMANLSPAGQALVWRGPMLHSAIQQFLKDAAWGELDYLIVDLPPGTGDVQLSLTQTVQVTGAVIVTTPQDVALIDATRALDMFRKASVPVLGVIENMSYFVAPDTGITYDLFGRGGSRKLGDHTPLGEIPLEVSVRQDADAGTPAVIAHPDSPAALALRQAARALAGQVSVRTLAHLPDQLTVV; from the coding sequence ATGCGTGACGCCCTGATGGCCGCCCTGAGCACCGTGAACGACCCGGAACTCCACCGGGATCTCGTCTCGCTGGGCATGATCGAGCACGCCAGCGTGGACGCGGGTGTGGCGCACGTGAAGGTGAACCTCACGACGCCCGCCTGCCCCCTGAAAGGCCAGATCGAACGTGACGTGCGCGCCGCCGCACTGACCGTCCCCGGCGTGCAAGGCGCCGTGATCACCTTCGGCGCGATGGTCCGCGCCGCCGCGCAGCCCGCCCTGCCCGGCGTGAAGCACGTCCTGCTGGTCGGCAGCGGCAAGGGCGGCGTGGGCAAGAGCAGCGTCGCCGTGAACCTCGCCGCGAGCCTCGCGCTGGACGGCGCGCGCGTCGGGCTGCTCGACGCGGACGTGTACGGCCCCAGCGTGGCGCACATGCTGGGCCAGAGCGGCGCGAAGGTCACCGCGAACGAGGACCGCAAGATGCGTCCCCTGGACGCGCACGGCGTGCGGTTCATCTCCATGGCGAACCTGTCCCCGGCCGGGCAGGCGCTCGTGTGGCGCGGACCGATGCTGCACTCCGCCATCCAGCAGTTCCTCAAGGACGCCGCGTGGGGTGAACTGGACTACCTGATCGTGGACCTGCCCCCGGGCACCGGCGACGTGCAGTTGTCCCTGACGCAGACCGTGCAGGTCACGGGCGCCGTGATCGTCACCACCCCGCAGGACGTCGCGCTGATCGACGCGACCCGCGCGCTGGACATGTTCCGCAAGGCCAGCGTGCCGGTGCTGGGCGTCATCGAGAACATGAGCTACTTCGTGGCGCCCGACACCGGCATCACGTACGACCTCTTCGGGCGGGGCGGCAGCCGCAAACTGGGCGACCACACGCCCCTGGGTGAGATCCCGCTGGAGGTCAGTGTCCGCCAGGACGCCGACGCGGGCACCCCGGCCGTCATCGCCCACCCGGACAGCCCGGCCGCGCTGGCGCTGCGGCAGGCGGCCCGCGCGCTGGCCGGGCAGGTCAGCGTCCGCACCCTCGCGCACCTGCCGGACCAGCTGACCGTCGTATGA